In Desulfobotulus mexicanus, the following are encoded in one genomic region:
- the glp gene encoding gephyrin-like molybdotransferase Glp, with protein MTHAFFSVISLDDALKLIHRFPRMQKEKIPLCRCLHRIAAEDIFSEETVPPFSRSTRDGFALRAKDSFGASESASPLFIIRGRVKMGEAPDFCIGPGEAAAIATGAMLPEGTDSVIMIEDTSPVDEGLVEVHRSVAPGTHVIRQGDDARPGQRLLPHGKRLRPQDLGFLAGAGITEIVVYRQPVIAILSTGDEIRPPESPLKPGEIRDINTRTLSAMAEEQGAIALEMPIVADDEMALYKALSEALNRADMVLVSGGSSVGTLDFAPRAIARLENTEILAHGLAVRPGKPTLIARCGEKPLMGLPGHAASAAVIFQILIKPLIRHITGEEGMRPEERPFSARISRNMASVMGRADYIRVAIEEGNEGAVAVPVPGEAGLIRTLVEASGLVCIPKDTEGLLKDSPVTVYPL; from the coding sequence ATGACCCATGCTTTCTTTTCCGTTATTTCATTAGATGATGCCCTCAAGCTCATACACCGCTTTCCCCGGATGCAGAAAGAAAAAATTCCCCTATGCAGATGTCTTCACCGCATTGCCGCAGAAGATATCTTTTCAGAGGAAACGGTCCCCCCCTTCAGCCGCTCCACCAGAGACGGATTCGCCCTAAGGGCAAAGGACAGCTTTGGTGCTTCTGAAAGTGCTTCTCCCCTTTTTATCATCAGAGGCAGGGTCAAAATGGGAGAAGCCCCGGACTTTTGCATTGGGCCGGGAGAAGCCGCCGCCATTGCCACAGGCGCCATGCTTCCGGAAGGTACGGACTCTGTAATAATGATAGAAGACACAAGCCCCGTAGACGAAGGCCTTGTGGAAGTGCACAGATCTGTGGCACCGGGTACCCATGTAATCCGGCAGGGCGATGATGCCCGTCCGGGACAAAGGCTTCTGCCCCATGGAAAAAGGCTCCGTCCCCAGGATCTGGGATTTCTGGCGGGAGCGGGCATCACAGAGATAGTGGTGTACAGACAGCCTGTCATTGCCATTTTGTCCACAGGCGATGAAATAAGGCCTCCGGAAAGCCCCCTTAAGCCCGGAGAAATCCGGGATATCAATACCCGGACCCTGTCAGCCATGGCTGAAGAGCAGGGAGCCATTGCTCTGGAAATGCCCATTGTAGCAGATGATGAAATGGCCCTGTACAAGGCCCTCTCTGAAGCCCTGAACCGGGCGGATATGGTGCTTGTGTCAGGGGGATCTTCCGTCGGCACCCTGGACTTTGCCCCCCGTGCCATTGCCAGACTTGAGAATACGGAAATTCTGGCCCATGGTCTGGCAGTCCGTCCGGGCAAGCCAACCCTGATTGCCCGGTGCGGAGAAAAACCCCTCATGGGACTTCCCGGACATGCGGCCTCTGCTGCCGTCATTTTTCAGATTCTAATCAAACCCCTGATCCGTCATATCACCGGCGAAGAAGGAATGAGGCCGGAAGAACGGCCCTTTTCCGCCCGCATCTCCCGCAACATGGCTTCGGTCATGGGCAGGGCGGATTATATAAGGGTTGCCATTGAGGAAGGAAACGAAGGGGCTGTGGCTGTACCCGTACCCGGTGAAGCAGGCCTGATAAGAACCCTTGTGGAAGCCTCAGGCCTTGTCTGTATCCCTAAAGATACCGAAGGCCTGCTAAAGGACAGCCCCGTCACCGTTTATCCCCTTTAA
- a CDS encoding FAD binding domain-containing protein, with protein sequence MNPVLFPRTKEMLLSMVKAYPEARFMAGGTDLLVALRQKQKALPPLIGLERMEGMGDILKEGEEISIGAACTLKEVASHPLTRQHLPLLCQGAASVGGPALRNMATLGGNLCTASPAGDTLPALFLLDARLDLLSETGLHTLSMEAFITGPGRTALLPGELLHRIRIPIPQNAPIQHFEKVGNRNAMAIAVASLAALIRMEQGLVAEARLAWGSVGPKVIRSSEAEAALVGKPLREESLKEAAFYAGKAVQPISDIRASADYRKTVSASLLQRLILYRDSDCRGEQS encoded by the coding sequence ATGAACCCCGTTCTCTTTCCCCGTACAAAGGAGATGCTCCTTTCCATGGTAAAGGCGTATCCCGAAGCCCGGTTCATGGCGGGCGGCACGGATCTTCTGGTGGCCCTGCGTCAGAAGCAAAAAGCCCTGCCCCCCCTCATCGGCCTTGAACGCATGGAGGGCATGGGAGATATCCTGAAAGAAGGAGAGGAGATCTCCATTGGAGCCGCCTGCACCCTAAAGGAAGTGGCAAGCCATCCCCTGACCCGCCAGCACCTGCCCCTGCTCTGTCAGGGGGCCGCATCCGTGGGCGGGCCTGCCCTCCGAAACATGGCCACCCTCGGGGGCAATCTCTGCACAGCATCTCCTGCAGGCGATACCCTGCCCGCCCTCTTCCTGCTCGACGCCCGGCTGGATCTTCTTTCGGAAACGGGTCTGCACACCCTTTCCATGGAAGCCTTTATTACAGGTCCGGGCCGTACGGCACTGTTACCCGGTGAGCTTTTGCACCGCATCCGGATTCCCATCCCCCAAAACGCCCCCATCCAGCACTTTGAAAAGGTGGGCAACCGCAACGCCATGGCCATAGCCGTGGCAAGCCTTGCCGCCCTCATCCGCATGGAACAGGGCCTTGTGGCGGAAGCCCGTCTCGCCTGGGGCAGCGTGGGGCCGAAGGTCATCCGCTCTTCCGAAGCCGAAGCCGCCCTCGTGGGAAAACCCCTTCGGGAAGAAAGCCTCAAGGAAGCGGCCTTTTATGCCGGAAAAGCGGTGCAGCCCATCAGCGATATCCGGGCCAGTGCGGACTACAGAAAAACAGTGAGCGCCAGTCTCCTGCAAAGGCTGATCCTGTACCGGGATTCTGATTGCAGAGGAGAGCAGTCATGA
- a CDS encoding GNAT family N-acetyltransferase, with translation MDLQIRLMQKDDAPGVVELYRAVYGDHYPVASVYDAEAIFAAQEAGDFFRVLAILDGRVVGQTAVYRSGPPNRDLYEEGQGIVLKELRNQDILGKTMGLAHSRIYPEKGLHNLWGEGVCNHVFTHKAGIRLGYISTGIEIDLMPADAYDKEKSSSGRVSALIGFKIKDNEHRRVHLHPAYTDILPSFYEGLTLSRDFVATSSPLTDTKSRVTESIYASAGIARFTFLELGGDFGDILKKKEKEAVDQGCTVIQVFLDLSRPEVVPALEILRHQAYFLGGALPCWYGEDGILMQKLLHEPNIEGIKLYGERAENILAALLKDREATRRS, from the coding sequence ATGGATCTTCAGATTCGTCTCATGCAAAAAGATGATGCCCCCGGTGTTGTGGAGCTTTACCGGGCCGTGTATGGCGACCATTACCCCGTTGCCAGTGTTTATGATGCCGAAGCGATTTTTGCAGCCCAGGAAGCCGGGGATTTTTTTCGGGTGCTGGCCATCCTTGATGGCCGGGTGGTGGGGCAGACAGCCGTTTACCGCTCCGGCCCGCCCAACAGAGATCTCTACGAAGAGGGACAGGGCATTGTCCTGAAAGAGCTTCGCAATCAGGATATTCTGGGAAAAACCATGGGCCTTGCCCACAGCAGGATCTATCCGGAAAAGGGGCTGCACAATCTCTGGGGAGAAGGGGTCTGCAACCATGTTTTTACGCATAAAGCGGGAATCCGTCTGGGCTATATCTCCACAGGCATAGAAATTGATCTCATGCCGGCAGATGCCTATGACAAGGAAAAAAGCAGTTCCGGAAGGGTTTCGGCCCTGATCGGCTTTAAAATAAAGGATAACGAACACCGCAGGGTGCATCTCCATCCCGCCTATACCGACATCCTGCCCTCTTTCTATGAAGGCCTCACTCTTTCAAGGGATTTTGTTGCGACATCTTCTCCCCTGACGGATACAAAAAGCAGGGTCACGGAAAGCATCTATGCATCCGCAGGTATTGCCCGTTTCACCTTCCTTGAGCTGGGCGGAGATTTCGGGGATATCCTGAAAAAAAAGGAAAAAGAGGCTGTGGATCAGGGCTGCACCGTGATTCAGGTCTTTTTGGATCTCAGCAGGCCGGAGGTGGTTCCAGCCTTAGAGATTCTTCGCCATCAGGCCTATTTCCTTGGCGGTGCCCTGCCCTGCTGGTACGGAGAAGACGGCATTCTCATGCAGAAACTTCTCCATGAACCCAACATTGAAGGCATAAAGCTGTATGGAGAACGGGCGGAAAATATTCTGGCTGCCCTCTTAAAGGACAGGGAGGCCACCCGCAGGAGCTGA
- a CDS encoding MFS transporter, with the protein MSGPQSAEQSLFSFEFILLSFIAFLAFCNISMFYGFNAYLEHAGVPAVWRGVLISLEPFTAFALRPLVSTFISPRNGIRIMGLGLVILALSLGGYALAQDIRYLVLVRICHGLGFVLLVSAVIHVLVLLIPKKRSGQGFGVFTVMTLLPYALLPPLMERLLPWAGSEVRIYVLGAPLFLAALLLLLPLSSRLKKRWVSLPAEAMKKPGFQDMVAGLKHPGVLPLLWVNFLVFTASTMVFFYMKDHLLRLGASNPGLFFTLTTVATLLVRIFCGKFMDGINRAWMLLSFLCLLAFSLCFFSLSTVPALVLGLALFYGMVIGFLMPQLNAFMFDISPVHLKGMNSNLMLFAMDGGFFMGPLLAGVLLGAGVSYAGLFSLFALLPAMGMFWIWSIRRLAAP; encoded by the coding sequence ATGTCAGGTCCACAGTCCGCAGAACAGTCCCTTTTTTCCTTTGAATTTATCCTGTTAAGTTTCATTGCCTTTCTCGCCTTCTGCAACATCTCCATGTTTTACGGTTTCAATGCCTATCTGGAACATGCGGGCGTGCCTGCGGTGTGGCGCGGGGTACTGATCAGTCTGGAGCCCTTTACGGCCTTTGCCCTGAGGCCCCTTGTCAGCACTTTTATTTCTCCCCGTAACGGCATCAGAATCATGGGGTTGGGCTTGGTTATTCTGGCCCTTTCCCTTGGGGGATATGCCCTTGCTCAGGATATCCGCTATCTGGTTCTGGTGAGAATCTGCCATGGTCTGGGTTTTGTGCTGCTGGTTTCCGCAGTGATTCATGTGCTGGTGCTTTTGATTCCCAAAAAAAGAAGCGGTCAGGGTTTTGGGGTGTTTACGGTCATGACCCTTCTTCCCTATGCCCTGCTGCCGCCTCTGATGGAAAGGCTTCTGCCCTGGGCGGGAAGTGAGGTGAGGATTTACGTACTGGGTGCCCCCCTTTTTCTCGCAGCCCTCCTGCTTCTTCTTCCACTTTCTTCCCGTCTGAAGAAACGATGGGTGAGTCTGCCCGCTGAAGCCATGAAAAAGCCGGGATTTCAGGATATGGTTGCAGGCCTGAAGCATCCCGGCGTTCTCCCCCTTCTCTGGGTGAACTTTCTGGTTTTTACGGCAAGCACCATGGTCTTTTTTTACATGAAGGATCACCTTTTACGTCTGGGGGCTTCCAATCCGGGGCTTTTTTTCACCCTGACAACGGTGGCCACCCTTTTGGTGCGTATTTTTTGCGGAAAATTTATGGACGGCATCAACCGGGCCTGGATGCTGCTTTCTTTTCTCTGTCTTCTGGCCTTCAGTCTCTGCTTTTTTTCCCTTTCCACAGTGCCTGCCCTGGTTTTGGGTCTTGCCCTTTTCTACGGCATGGTCATCGGCTTTCTCATGCCCCAGCTCAATGCCTTCATGTTTGACATCTCCCCTGTGCATCTCAAAGGGATGAACAGCAATCTCATGCTTTTTGCCATGGACGGAGGCTTTTTCATGGGGCCGCTTCTGGCAGGAGTCCTCCTTGGAGCAGGCGTCTCCTATGCCGGTCTTTTTTCCCTTTTTGCCCTGCTTCCGGCCATGGGAATGTTCTGGATCTGGTCCATACGGCGGCTGGCGGCCCCATGA
- a CDS encoding molybdopterin biosynthesis protein: MSRRNIYLSMIPLEQARQLTLETFGQITKKHESLHASEATGRVLAEAVFAAVSSPPFHVAAMDGYAIRAEETFHASEQSPVFLQEEKNAFPVNTGQVLQEGCDAVVMIEKVTPEKTGLRIEAPVFPWQHVRKIGEDIVATEMLFPATHGITPYCIGALLSAGVRQVPVLAEPGVLILPTGSELVDAKRDPALLKPGEVIESNSHVLGKLSEACGGRWITAPPINDEIHLLAKFIQDAASRKDVDIILTVGGSSAGSHDFTRLALEEIGEILFHGITMMPGKPVVLGKVAGKPVFGIPGYPVSAILAFEELVKPLIRSILGRRDIPRPSCPVFLSKAIPSKLGLEEFVRVRLAEVYGRTIAAPLPRGAGCITSITEADAILRIPAHSEGMAAGSEAMAELLRPLEEIHNTLLVTGSHDNALDLLANELKPMGIRLSSSHVGSMGGLLAIRSRSCHMAGSHLLDPEDGSYNQNAIRRVLPDIPVCRLHLAVRIQGFIVAKGNPHEILGVQDLTRTEIRFINRQPGSGTRILLDYELQKNCIATHTIRGYDNEETTHMAVAAAILGGSADAGLGIAAAAGALGLDFVPLTPETYELIFPAELEKTPRIQAVIKILSSEEFKLSLEKLGGYDTKKTGTIIRPENSQS, encoded by the coding sequence ATGTCCCGGCGAAATATCTACCTTTCCATGATTCCTTTGGAACAGGCCAGACAGCTTACCCTTGAAACCTTTGGCCAGATTACAAAAAAACATGAGAGTCTTCATGCATCAGAGGCCACAGGCCGGGTGCTGGCGGAAGCTGTTTTTGCTGCTGTCTCCTCCCCTCCCTTTCATGTGGCAGCCATGGACGGATATGCCATCCGGGCAGAAGAAACCTTCCATGCCTCGGAACAGAGTCCCGTATTCCTTCAGGAAGAAAAAAATGCCTTTCCCGTGAATACGGGGCAGGTTCTGCAGGAAGGCTGTGATGCCGTTGTCATGATCGAAAAGGTCACACCGGAAAAAACGGGGCTGCGCATTGAAGCTCCGGTCTTCCCATGGCAGCATGTCAGAAAAATCGGAGAAGACATTGTGGCAACGGAAATGCTCTTTCCCGCCACCCACGGGATCACCCCCTACTGCATCGGTGCCCTGCTCTCGGCCGGTGTGCGGCAGGTTCCGGTGCTGGCAGAACCCGGAGTTCTCATTCTGCCCACCGGCTCAGAACTGGTTGACGCCAAACGGGATCCTGCCCTCCTTAAACCCGGAGAGGTCATTGAATCCAACAGCCATGTACTGGGAAAACTCAGCGAAGCCTGCGGAGGCCGCTGGATTACGGCTCCCCCCATAAATGATGAGATTCACCTTCTGGCAAAATTCATTCAGGATGCAGCCAGCCGGAAAGATGTGGATATCATCCTCACCGTGGGCGGATCTTCGGCGGGTTCCCATGATTTTACCCGCCTCGCCTTAGAAGAGATCGGTGAAATTCTTTTCCATGGCATCACCATGATGCCGGGTAAACCAGTGGTGCTGGGCAAAGTGGCAGGAAAACCCGTATTCGGAATTCCCGGCTACCCCGTATCCGCCATCCTTGCCTTTGAAGAGCTGGTCAAACCCCTGATCCGCAGCATTCTGGGCCGCAGGGATATACCCAGACCCAGCTGTCCTGTTTTTTTATCAAAGGCCATTCCCTCAAAACTCGGCCTTGAAGAATTTGTCCGGGTAAGACTGGCGGAAGTATACGGACGCACTATAGCTGCCCCCCTTCCCAGGGGAGCCGGATGCATCACCTCCATCACAGAGGCCGATGCCATCCTCCGTATACCCGCCCACAGCGAAGGCATGGCCGCAGGTTCCGAAGCCATGGCTGAACTGCTGCGCCCCCTGGAAGAAATCCACAACACCCTCCTTGTAACGGGCAGCCATGACAATGCCCTGGATCTGCTTGCCAATGAACTGAAACCCATGGGCATCCGCCTTTCATCCAGCCACGTGGGCAGCATGGGCGGTCTCCTTGCCATCCGCAGCAGAAGCTGCCACATGGCAGGCTCCCATCTGCTGGACCCGGAAGACGGCAGCTATAACCAGAATGCCATCCGCCGGGTACTGCCGGATATTCCCGTATGCCGCCTTCATCTTGCCGTCCGAATTCAGGGTTTTATTGTGGCAAAGGGCAACCCCCATGAAATCCTTGGTGTACAGGATCTTACAAGGACTGAAATCCGCTTCATCAACCGCCAGCCCGGCTCCGGCACCCGCATTCTGCTGGACTATGAACTGCAGAAAAACTGTATTGCTACCCACACCATCCGGGGCTATGACAATGAGGAAACCACTCACATGGCCGTTGCTGCGGCAATTCTTGGGGGCAGTGCCGATGCAGGACTCGGTATTGCCGCCGCTGCCGGAGCCTTAGGCCTTGACTTTGTGCCCCTTACCCCTGAAACCTATGAACTTATCTTTCCTGCGGAACTGGAAAAAACACCCCGGATACAGGCTGTGATAAAAATTCTTTCCTCGGAAGAATTTAAACTCTCCCTTGAAAAGCTCGGAGGCTATGACACTAAAAAAACGGGTACCATCATCCGCCCTGAAAACAGCCAAAGTTGA
- a CDS encoding (2Fe-2S)-binding protein, with protein sequence MSKPPENAPISFFLNGSPLSLSVAPGRRVVDLLREDLPLTGTKEGCGTGECGACTLLVDGLPMLSCLMLAAQLEGRNIETVESLEKDPVGEKLITSFEEKGAVQCGYCIPGMEMTALALLRKHPEADREDIRKGLSGNLCRCTGYVKILDAVEDTAKNLTAPKEMP encoded by the coding sequence ATGTCAAAACCCCCTGAAAACGCTCCCATCTCCTTTTTTCTGAACGGCAGTCCCCTTTCCCTGTCCGTCGCCCCCGGCCGCAGGGTGGTGGATCTTCTCCGGGAAGACCTTCCACTCACAGGCACCAAGGAAGGCTGCGGAACCGGTGAATGCGGGGCCTGCACCCTCCTTGTGGATGGCCTTCCCATGCTCTCCTGCCTCATGCTGGCGGCCCAGCTGGAAGGCCGCAACATAGAAACCGTGGAAAGCCTTGAAAAAGATCCTGTGGGAGAAAAGCTCATCACCTCCTTTGAAGAAAAGGGAGCCGTGCAGTGTGGCTACTGCATTCCCGGTATGGAAATGACGGCTCTAGCCCTCCTGCGAAAGCATCCCGAAGCAGATCGGGAAGACATCCGCAAAGGCCTTTCGGGGAACCTCTGCCGCTGCACAGGGTATGTGAAAATCCTCGATGCCGTGGAAGATACGGCAAAAAACCTCACAGCCCCAAAGGAGATGCCATGA
- a CDS encoding phosphomannomutase/phosphoglucomutase: MNPGIFREYDIRGIAEKDFNVDDVKDIGRAMGTHMTAHACKTIAVGRDCRSTSDTYQQALVEGLISTGINVVEIGICPTPVLYFATHHLKTDAGIIVTASHNPPEYNGFKTTMAGASLFGEELQTIRKITTEKAFSVADTPGEISAKDPIPAYLERIRTDIQIKKPMKVVVDAGNGTGGVVALPLLKALECEVIPLFCDMDGSFPNHEADPTIAENLADLIRTVKETGADVGIGYDGDADRIGVVGPDGRIFHGDQLMILFSREIIKTSPGATFISEVKCSQTLYDDIAAKGGKPIMWRTGHSLIKQKMKETGAVLAGEMSGHMFFADRYYGYDDAIYATCRLLEILSSTEKSLNDLLADVPETFNTPEIRVDCEDEIKFDIVRAITAHYQKTHKVIDIDGARVLFDEGWGLVRASNTQPALVLRFEGNSPEARDSIREEMEKQVHAVSAALQSKSA, encoded by the coding sequence ATGAACCCCGGTATTTTCAGGGAATACGATATCAGAGGCATTGCAGAAAAAGATTTCAACGTGGATGATGTCAAAGACATAGGCAGAGCCATGGGAACCCACATGACCGCCCATGCCTGCAAAACCATTGCAGTGGGTCGGGACTGCCGCAGCACCTCCGATACCTATCAGCAGGCTCTGGTCGAGGGCCTTATTTCCACAGGTATAAATGTGGTGGAAATAGGTATCTGCCCCACACCCGTACTTTACTTTGCCACCCACCACCTTAAAACCGATGCGGGCATCATTGTTACAGCCAGCCATAACCCTCCTGAATACAATGGCTTTAAAACCACCATGGCCGGAGCTTCCCTTTTTGGTGAAGAATTGCAGACCATCCGAAAAATCACCACAGAAAAAGCCTTTTCCGTGGCAGATACACCGGGAGAAATTTCAGCCAAAGATCCCATCCCCGCTTATCTGGAACGAATCCGGACGGATATTCAGATCAAAAAGCCCATGAAGGTTGTTGTGGATGCGGGCAATGGCACAGGCGGAGTGGTGGCCCTACCCCTCCTTAAAGCTCTGGAATGCGAGGTCATCCCCCTTTTCTGTGATATGGACGGTTCTTTCCCCAACCATGAAGCCGACCCCACCATTGCCGAAAACCTTGCGGATCTTATCCGTACAGTAAAGGAAACGGGCGCAGATGTGGGCATCGGTTATGACGGAGATGCGGACCGTATTGGTGTGGTGGGGCCGGATGGCCGTATTTTCCATGGAGATCAGCTCATGATTCTCTTTTCAAGGGAAATCATCAAAACCAGCCCCGGTGCCACCTTCATTTCAGAAGTCAAATGTTCCCAAACCCTGTACGATGACATTGCAGCAAAAGGTGGCAAGCCCATCATGTGGCGTACCGGTCACTCTCTGATCAAACAGAAAATGAAGGAAACCGGTGCCGTTCTTGCAGGGGAAATGAGCGGACACATGTTCTTCGCAGATCGTTATTATGGCTACGATGATGCGATCTATGCCACATGCAGGCTTCTGGAAATCCTTTCCTCCACGGAAAAAAGCCTCAACGACCTTCTGGCCGATGTGCCTGAAACCTTCAACACCCCTGAAATCCGTGTGGACTGCGAAGATGAGATAAAGTTTGACATTGTCCGGGCCATCACCGCCCACTATCAAAAAACCCACAAGGTGATTGATATAGACGGTGCAAGAGTGCTCTTCGATGAAGGCTGGGGCCTTGTGCGGGCATCCAACACACAGCCTGCCCTTGTACTGCGCTTTGAAGGAAACAGCCCTGAAGCCAGAGACTCCATAAGGGAGGAGATGGAAAAACAGGTCCATGCCGTCTCCGCTGCGCTTCAGTCAAAAAGTGCATAA
- a CDS encoding nucleotidyltransferase family protein encodes MRKNTRPHPKRDCAVLILAAGKSSRMGQDKAGLPFGNRTVVEHLIGLYKKADIHAITVISGDNTPALQVLSLEARILPNPAAERGMFSSVQRGLETLSPETQAFFVHPVDIPLVSCPTLLALMHAMETHPHKKTFIPVFQGERGHPPLLRAELVPGLLAFSGEGGLRKFLETSDALEIPCPDAGILKDMDTPEAYQSLCLLERLSGSPCPPSGRSAHPSPTP; translated from the coding sequence GTGAGGAAAAATACCCGCCCCCATCCCAAAAGAGACTGTGCGGTTCTTATCCTTGCCGCAGGAAAATCCAGCCGCATGGGCCAAGACAAGGCAGGGCTTCCCTTCGGAAACCGGACTGTCGTGGAACATCTCATTGGCCTCTACAAAAAGGCAGATATCCATGCCATCACCGTGATAAGCGGAGACAATACCCCTGCCTTGCAGGTGCTGAGCCTTGAAGCCCGCATCCTGCCCAATCCCGCAGCGGAAAGGGGGATGTTTTCTTCGGTGCAAAGGGGTCTTGAAACCCTTTCTCCGGAAACGCAGGCCTTTTTTGTCCATCCCGTGGATATTCCCTTAGTGTCCTGCCCCACCCTGCTGGCGCTGATGCATGCCATGGAAACCCATCCCCACAAAAAAACCTTCATCCCCGTTTTTCAGGGAGAAAGGGGCCACCCGCCCCTGCTCCGTGCGGAACTGGTCCCCGGCCTTCTTGCCTTTTCCGGCGAAGGCGGGCTCAGAAAATTTCTTGAAACAAGCGATGCCCTTGAAATCCCCTGCCCGGATGCGGGTATTCTAAAGGATATGGATACACCGGAAGCCTACCAGAGCCTCTGCCTTCTAGAGAGACTTTCCGGCTCCCCCTGTCCACCCTCCGGCAGATCCGCCCATCCATCCCCCACTCCATGA
- a CDS encoding XdhC family protein has translation MTAMEILSACMEILKDKAPACLVAVISHTGSVPGDEKALMLVKGDGKTQGSVGGGALEMEAMAQARQAMEEGKARHMEARLTPEMAGMPCGGSASLLLLPLKKGAGPELFLLENLVKDLGERRATGFQVSFSHERKEEVEKRSKAFPCRIRILEETRFSMEENTPPSSLSFFIRLEPQASLLIFGAGHIAQALCPMALAAGFDPGIFDDRKDYLEGISFPENVPVHSIESFEGCMEGLSITPSTWILIATYGHSHDHVVLEQALNTQARYIGMVGSRRKREALFTKLREKGLGDEALARVHCPVGLAIGAQTPGEIAVSILGEMIAIRRKGSL, from the coding sequence ATGACGGCCATGGAAATTCTCAGTGCCTGCATGGAAATCCTTAAAGATAAAGCCCCCGCCTGCCTTGTGGCCGTCATCTCCCATACAGGCTCTGTGCCCGGCGATGAAAAAGCCCTCATGCTGGTGAAAGGGGATGGGAAAACACAGGGCAGTGTGGGCGGCGGCGCACTGGAAATGGAGGCCATGGCCCAGGCCAGACAAGCAATGGAAGAAGGAAAAGCCCGGCACATGGAAGCCCGTCTCACACCGGAGATGGCCGGAATGCCCTGCGGTGGCAGTGCTTCTCTCCTCCTTCTTCCCCTGAAAAAAGGGGCAGGCCCGGAGCTTTTTCTTCTTGAAAACCTTGTGAAGGATCTGGGGGAAAGGCGTGCCACAGGTTTTCAGGTTTCTTTTTCCCATGAAAGAAAAGAAGAGGTGGAAAAGAGATCCAAAGCTTTTCCCTGCCGTATCCGCATTCTGGAAGAAACGCGCTTCTCCATGGAAGAAAACACCCCTCCCTCATCGCTAAGTTTTTTCATCCGCCTTGAACCCCAGGCCAGCCTCCTGATCTTCGGAGCTGGTCACATCGCCCAGGCCCTCTGTCCCATGGCCCTTGCCGCAGGCTTTGACCCCGGCATCTTCGATGACCGCAAAGACTACCTCGAGGGCATCTCCTTTCCTGAAAATGTTCCCGTCCACAGTATCGAAAGTTTTGAGGGCTGCATGGAGGGGCTTTCCATTACGCCTTCCACCTGGATTCTCATTGCCACCTATGGCCACAGCCATGACCACGTTGTGCTGGAACAGGCCTTAAACACCCAGGCCCGCTACATCGGCATGGTGGGCAGCCGCCGCAAGCGTGAGGCCCTTTTTACCAAGCTTCGGGAGAAAGGTTTAGGGGATGAGGCTCTGGCCAGAGTACACTGCCCCGTGGGCCTTGCCATTGGAGCCCAGACACCGGGAGAAATTGCCGTAAGCATTCTCGGGGAAATGATTGCCATTCGCAGGAAGGGAAGCCTGTGA
- a CDS encoding cold shock domain-containing protein — protein MEKSEGTVKWFSDKKGYGFIEKDTGGDIFVHHSSIMMQGFRTLAEGERVDFEIEQNDRGAAAKNVSKV, from the coding sequence TTGGAAAAGTCTGAAGGTACCGTCAAGTGGTTCAGCGACAAAAAGGGTTATGGGTTTATCGAAAAGGACACCGGAGGAGACATTTTTGTACATCATTCTTCCATTATGATGCAGGGCTTCCGGACCCTGGCAGAGGGTGAACGTGTAGACTTTGAGATTGAACAGAATGACCGGGGGGCTGCCGCCAAAAACGTTTCCAAGGTCTGA